One Angustibacter luteus genomic window carries:
- a CDS encoding Dyp-type peroxidase, whose protein sequence is MTATATRDLDLADIQGLVLRGHGALPEATFLLLEVRESAAAGTVLADWAGRVTSALERVQDSAIQVALTAEGVRALAGDGVTAGFSQQFTTGMATAYRSRLLGDQGDDGPATWDWGGPTTPTVHVLVLVYAASAAALTQLQTELVAQAEGSGLALAGELATDTLGPNEPFGFHDGISQPLLTGLPGASDPPGAVRSGEFVLGYPNEYGQLTERPLLADSADPERLLPRADGAADLGRNGSYLVLRQLEQHVDAFHEYLADATRRSDGSADPAAAALLGAQLVGRWPSGAPLTLDPQQDNPTHAEANEFGYHANDADGLGCPIGAHVRRANPRDALAPKPGTASSLDVNRRHRILRRGRAYRTQREDGTVEQGLYFLCLNANLARQFEFIQHSWLNDPGFNLLDDASDPLVGVRVGTGRGAGATFSAPATPVRRRYRDLPQFVRVRGGGYFFLPGISALRWLATRAAAGPGAAT, encoded by the coding sequence GTGACCGCGACAGCCACCCGCGACCTCGACCTCGCGGACATCCAGGGCCTGGTCCTGCGTGGACACGGGGCGTTGCCCGAGGCCACGTTCCTCCTGCTGGAGGTGCGTGAGTCCGCCGCCGCCGGGACCGTCCTGGCTGACTGGGCGGGCCGGGTCACCTCGGCGCTGGAACGGGTGCAGGACAGCGCGATCCAGGTGGCGTTGACCGCCGAGGGCGTGCGCGCGCTCGCCGGCGACGGGGTGACCGCCGGCTTCTCGCAGCAGTTCACCACCGGCATGGCGACGGCGTACCGGAGCCGGCTGCTGGGCGACCAGGGGGACGACGGTCCGGCCACCTGGGACTGGGGTGGCCCGACCACGCCGACGGTGCACGTGCTGGTGCTGGTCTACGCGGCCAGCGCCGCCGCACTGACCCAGCTGCAGACAGAGCTGGTCGCGCAGGCCGAGGGCAGCGGCCTCGCCCTGGCCGGCGAGCTCGCGACGGACACGCTGGGTCCGAACGAGCCGTTCGGCTTCCACGACGGCATCTCCCAGCCGCTGCTGACCGGCCTGCCGGGGGCGAGTGACCCGCCCGGCGCCGTCCGGTCCGGGGAGTTCGTCCTCGGGTACCCCAACGAGTACGGGCAGCTGACGGAGCGGCCACTGCTCGCCGACTCGGCCGACCCCGAACGCCTGCTGCCCCGGGCGGACGGCGCCGCCGACCTCGGGCGCAACGGTTCCTACCTCGTGCTCCGCCAGCTGGAGCAGCACGTCGACGCCTTCCACGAGTACCTGGCCGACGCCACCCGGCGCAGCGACGGCAGCGCCGACCCGGCAGCCGCCGCACTGCTCGGTGCGCAGCTCGTCGGCCGCTGGCCCAGCGGTGCGCCGCTGACGCTGGACCCGCAGCAGGACAACCCCACTCACGCGGAGGCGAACGAGTTCGGCTACCACGCCAACGACGCGGATGGGCTGGGGTGCCCGATCGGCGCGCACGTACGACGCGCCAACCCCCGCGACGCCCTGGCGCCGAAGCCCGGGACGGCGTCCTCGCTGGACGTCAATCGCCGGCACCGGATCCTGCGCCGCGGCCGCGCCTACCGGACGCAGCGCGAGGACGGCACGGTCGAGCAGGGGCTGTACTTCCTCTGCCTCAACGCGAACCTCGCCCGCCAGTTCGAGTTCATCCAGCACAGCTGGCTGAACGACCCGGGCTTCAACCTGCTGGACGACGCGTCCGACCCGCTGGTCGGCGTCCGGGTCGGCACCGGCCGGGGAGCCGGGGCGACGTTCTCGGCTCCGGCGACACCGGTGCGCCGGCGCTACCGGGACCTGCCACAGTTCGTGCGGGTCCGCGGCGGCGGCTACTTCTTCCTCCCCGGTATCAGCGCCCTGCGCTGGTTGGCGACCCGTGCGGCTGCGGGCCCAGGAGCGGCGACGTGA
- a CDS encoding catalase family protein, with translation MNPQGAFTFYVLRPLSDLVLWIWRVERRFEFLYRRWFDRWLRPPLFASAQWLQNLFRRDEHLELAQERLLPDEDRLVQQIIDEIALFMRENWLPGAVQRFGNTKTYGVLRAEFTVRDDVPEPLRHGLFATPGVYPAWVRFSGPGPFAPPDLEDFGQCSVGIKVMGVPGPKLMEDEQGTQDLILVTPAAFVTPDIKENAKMQRWVRAKAPLGYAFNPKHWIHLAMQLLYSPMHANPVEDRYYSNVPFLLGPGQAVQYSLRPRQQGRSRIPVHAKENYLRDAISSTLADGDWLMDFMVQVQTDPHRMPIENACVHWPERLSPYVPVAELRLVRQRFDSDAQLRFADALRYNPWHSLTEHQPLGNSNRARRTMYYELAKLRQRMNDTQHVEPTGSETFED, from the coding sequence GTGAACCCGCAGGGGGCCTTCACGTTCTACGTCCTGCGACCGCTCAGCGACCTGGTGCTCTGGATCTGGAGGGTGGAACGCCGTTTCGAGTTCCTGTACCGGCGCTGGTTCGACCGGTGGCTGCGACCGCCGCTCTTCGCGTCCGCGCAGTGGCTGCAGAACCTCTTCCGGCGCGACGAGCACCTTGAGCTGGCCCAGGAGCGGCTCCTACCCGACGAGGACCGTCTGGTCCAGCAGATCATCGACGAGATCGCCCTGTTCATGCGGGAGAACTGGCTTCCCGGCGCGGTCCAGCGCTTCGGCAACACCAAGACCTACGGCGTGCTCCGGGCCGAGTTCACGGTGCGCGACGACGTCCCTGAGCCCCTGCGGCACGGGCTGTTCGCGACTCCCGGGGTGTACCCGGCGTGGGTGCGGTTCTCCGGGCCCGGACCCTTCGCCCCGCCGGACCTGGAGGACTTCGGGCAGTGCTCCGTGGGGATCAAGGTGATGGGCGTCCCTGGCCCGAAGCTGATGGAGGACGAGCAGGGCACCCAGGACCTCATCCTGGTGACGCCCGCGGCCTTCGTGACCCCGGACATCAAGGAGAACGCGAAGATGCAGCGCTGGGTGCGCGCGAAGGCGCCCCTGGGCTACGCGTTCAACCCCAAGCACTGGATTCACCTGGCGATGCAGCTGCTCTACTCGCCCATGCACGCCAACCCGGTCGAGGATCGCTACTACAGCAACGTGCCCTTCCTGCTGGGGCCCGGCCAGGCCGTGCAGTACTCGCTGAGGCCGCGACAGCAGGGCCGGTCGCGGATCCCGGTGCACGCGAAGGAGAACTACCTGCGGGACGCGATCTCCTCCACCCTGGCCGACGGCGACTGGCTGATGGACTTCATGGTGCAGGTGCAGACCGATCCCCACCGCATGCCGATCGAGAACGCCTGCGTGCACTGGCCCGAGCGGCTGTCCCCGTATGTTCCGGTCGCCGAGCTGCGGCTGGTGCGGCAGCGCTTCGACTCCGACGCGCAGCTGCGGTTCGCGGACGCGCTGCGGTACAACCCGTGGCACAGCCTGACCGAGCACCAGCCGCTCGGGAACTCCAACCGCGCCCGGCGCACGATGTACTACGAGCTGGCCAAGCTGCGCCAGCGGATGAACGACACCCAGCACGTCGAGCCGACCGGGTCCGAGACCTTCGAGGACTAG